A single window of Nymphaea colorata isolate Beijing-Zhang1983 unplaced genomic scaffold, ASM883128v2 scaffold0511, whole genome shotgun sequence DNA harbors:
- the LOC116245101 gene encoding phosphatidylinositol 4-phosphate 5-kinase 1 gives MERSRNWQRGGKVSTYDGEFVRGEKHGEGKYRFEEEWEYEGHFSNNQINGKGTMRYKNGETYTGDFKDGRKDGFGIYKWTDGSSFEGWYVDDRKEGHGKFRSSDNKIFEGQWHSGKR, from the coding sequence ATGGAACGGTCGCGAAATTGGCAAAGAGGAGGAAAAGTAAGCACATACGACGGCGAGTTCGTACGTGGAGAGAAGCACGGAGAAGGCAAGTATCGATTTGAGGAGGAGTGGGAGTACGAAGGCCACTTCTCTAACAACCAGATCAACGGCAAAGGTACTATGCGCTACAAAAATGGAGAAACCTACACTGGCGACTTCAAAGATGGCAGAAAGGACGGTTTTGGCATCTATAAGTGGACTGATGGCTCTTCCTTTGAGGGCTGGTATGTTGATGATAGAAAGGAGGGCCATGGTAAGTTTCGAAGCAGCGATAATAAGATATTTGAAGGCCAATGGCACAGTGGAAAGCGTTAG